One genomic window of Cyanobacteriota bacterium includes the following:
- a CDS encoding macro domain-containing protein, which yields MIELTQGDILKADVEALVNTVNCVGIMGRGIALQFRKAFPENFKAYEAACKAHQVQLGKMFIYDLNRLYNPRFIINFPTKRHWKGKSRIEDIKSGLADLISVIQQQQIRSVAIPPLGCGLGGLNWEEVRPLITEAFQSIPEVAVLLFEPVGAPQAAAMVRENKVPNMTVGRAALLGLMRRYLAAVMDPTVTLLEVHKLMYFMQEAGEPLRLNYQKAPYGPYAENLRHVLSHIEGHFISGYGDAEDRPDKPLELKLYASEQAETFLTEHEATQERFARVADLIKGFETTFGMELLSTVHWVATREDATTPEEAVTKIHDWNIRKRMFEPRHIHLAWTRLREAGWLS from the coding sequence ATGATTGAGCTAACTCAAGGTGATATTCTCAAAGCCGATGTTGAGGCATTGGTTAACACCGTGAATTGTGTTGGTATCATGGGACGTGGTATTGCACTGCAATTTCGGAAAGCCTTTCCAGAAAACTTCAAAGCTTATGAAGCTGCTTGCAAGGCTCATCAGGTGCAACTTGGCAAGATGTTTATATATGACCTGAATCGCCTGTATAATCCCCGCTTCATAATTAACTTTCCCACTAAGCGCCATTGGAAAGGCAAAAGCCGCATCGAAGACATTAAATCGGGGCTTGCAGACCTGATAAGCGTTATACAGCAGCAGCAGATTCGTTCGGTTGCAATTCCTCCGTTAGGTTGTGGATTAGGTGGTTTGAACTGGGAGGAAGTGCGACCATTAATTACCGAAGCTTTCCAGTCCATACCAGAAGTAGCCGTCCTTTTGTTTGAGCCTGTCGGGGCACCCCAAGCTGCCGCAATGGTCAGAGAGAACAAAGTGCCAAACATGACTGTTGGACGAGCGGCGTTGCTAGGACTAATGCGCCGCTACTTAGCAGCCGTTATGGATCCTACTGTGACTCTTCTGGAAGTACATAAGCTAATGTACTTTATGCAAGAAGCTGGTGAACCTCTGCGCCTGAATTATCAGAAGGCTCCCTATGGACCTTACGCTGAAAATCTACGTCATGTCCTCAGTCATATTGAAGGACATTTTATCAGTGGCTATGGCGATGCTGAAGATCGACCAGATAAACCGTTAGAGTTGAAGCTCTATGCCTCTGAACAAGCCGAAACATTTCTAACAGAGCATGAAGCGACACAGGAAAGGTTTGCCCGTGTTGCGGATCTTATCAAAGGATTTGAGACGACTTTTGGTATGGAGTTGCTATCTACTGTGCATTGGGTTGCTACTCGCGAAGACGCTACAACACCAGAGGAAGCTGTCACCAAGATCCATGATTGGAATATACGCAAACGTATGTTTGAACCTCGTCATATCCACTTAGCATGGACACGACTACGTGAAGCAGGGTGGTTGTCATAA
- a CDS encoding DUF4433 domain-containing protein — protein sequence MASVPPSPKIYHITHIDNLPSIAASMGLVSDANRIASGLSCSLVGMSTIKQRRLDEIEVSCHSGTTVGQYVPFYFCPRSIMLYILHMGNHPDVSYKGGQQPIVHLQADFHTVINWANSNNVRWAFSNGNAGSRLTTFYNHPSKLSEIDWAAVASTDFRDAKVKEGKQAEFLMFDVFPWTLIEKIGTINSTMATKVQTALANVGHQPVVVIEPSWYF from the coding sequence ATGGCCTCGGTTCCCCCCAGTCCCAAAATTTATCACATTACGCATATCGACAACCTGCCGAGCATTGCAGCAAGTATGGGGCTGGTTTCGGACGCAAACCGCATTGCAAGTGGACTGTCCTGCTCTTTGGTGGGGATGTCTACTATTAAGCAGCGCCGACTCGACGAGATAGAGGTTTCATGTCATTCCGGAACAACGGTTGGGCAGTATGTGCCTTTCTATTTCTGCCCACGTTCCATCATGCTCTACATTCTGCACATGGGAAATCATCCAGATGTAAGCTACAAGGGTGGTCAGCAACCTATTGTCCACCTCCAAGCAGACTTCCATACAGTAATCAACTGGGCAAATTCAAACAATGTACGTTGGGCTTTCAGCAATGGGAATGCAGGTTCTCGCTTAACTACCTTTTATAACCATCCCTCCAAACTCAGTGAGATTGACTGGGCTGCCGTTGCGTCTACAGATTTCCGTGATGCCAAAGTCAAGGAAGGTAAACAAGCGGAGTTTTTGATGTTTGATGTCTTTCCGTGGACACTAATCGAGAAAATTGGGACAATCAATAGTACTATGGCAACAAAGGTTCAGACGGCTCTGGCAAATGTCGGGCATCAACCCGTTGTAGTCATAGAGCCAAGCTGGTATTTTTGA